One window of Curtobacterium sp. 458 genomic DNA carries:
- a CDS encoding DUF4166 domain-containing protein, whose amino-acid sequence MVRSPYELSTPADVLAGLHPRLRTYFGAVPPGHVGRGTGVFDVVGTPRRWLWPVLAWFARDAVMFPVWELDVPFTVENRPVRVGRGRGAEGHVAVRAHRTFRFRTGDRTMVDAITAGPDGLVDHLGRRGRVSARLRAEVDAGGPDAGALRLVSTHVTFRALGREWGLPAVIAPRVTLVERFDDDAGLQRVSLVLRAPFVGTLYRYEGAFRYSVVPEGGR is encoded by the coding sequence GTGGTCCGGTCGCCGTACGAACTGAGCACGCCCGCCGACGTCCTGGCCGGGCTGCACCCACGACTCCGCACCTACTTCGGCGCGGTGCCACCGGGTCACGTGGGCCGGGGCACGGGGGTGTTCGACGTCGTCGGCACGCCACGGCGGTGGCTCTGGCCGGTGCTCGCCTGGTTCGCCCGCGACGCGGTGATGTTCCCCGTGTGGGAGCTCGACGTGCCGTTCACCGTGGAGAACCGGCCGGTGCGGGTCGGGCGCGGACGAGGGGCAGAGGGGCACGTCGCGGTCCGGGCCCACCGGACGTTCCGGTTCCGCACCGGCGACCGCACGATGGTGGACGCGATCACCGCCGGCCCCGACGGCCTCGTCGACCACCTCGGGCGTCGCGGGCGCGTCAGCGCACGACTCCGGGCGGAGGTCGACGCGGGCGGACCCGACGCGGGCGCCCTGCGCCTGGTCTCCACGCACGTGACGTTCCGGGCGCTTGGACGCGAGTGGGGCCTCCCGGCGGTGATCGCTCCGCGTGTGACGCTCGTCGAACGATTCGATGACGATGCGGGTCTCCAGCGCGTGTCCCTGGTGCTCCGTGCGCCGTTCGTCGGCACGCTGTACCGGTACGAGGGGGCGTTCCGCTACTCCGTCGTGCCGGAAGGAGGACGCTGA
- a CDS encoding cation diffusion facilitator family transporter, which translates to MGHDHGHTHGHASERALLVAFCISAGILLAEVVGAVVTGSLALLVDAGHMVVDTGGIGIGLVSTRLARRSPTAQRTWGYQRAEVLGATAQAAILLAVGVFVIISAIQRLFVPAEIHSGPLLVFGVVGLVGNLVAYAVLLRASGEGFTSRAARLEVLNDTLGSVAVILAAVVLMVTGWERADSVAAILIGLLILPRALRLLRETANVLLESTPPGLDLDAVRGHILELDHVIAVHDLHATLVATGVPNLTAHVVVDDHCFSTAHAPRILDELQQCVAQHFDVPVEHSTFQLEPASHRRHEHEVHA; encoded by the coding sequence ATGGGACACGACCACGGGCACACGCACGGACACGCCTCGGAGCGTGCCCTGCTCGTCGCGTTCTGCATCTCGGCGGGCATCCTCCTCGCCGAGGTCGTCGGCGCCGTGGTCACCGGGTCACTGGCGCTGCTCGTCGACGCCGGGCACATGGTGGTCGACACGGGCGGGATCGGCATCGGCCTCGTGTCCACCCGGCTCGCCCGGCGGAGCCCGACGGCACAGCGCACGTGGGGGTACCAGCGTGCCGAGGTGCTCGGCGCCACGGCCCAGGCCGCCATCCTGCTCGCGGTCGGTGTCTTCGTGATCATCTCCGCCATCCAGCGGCTGTTCGTCCCGGCGGAGATCCACTCGGGTCCGCTCCTCGTCTTCGGCGTGGTGGGACTCGTCGGCAACCTCGTGGCCTACGCGGTGCTGCTCCGGGCCTCGGGCGAGGGCTTCACCTCACGGGCCGCCCGACTCGAGGTGCTGAACGACACCCTCGGTTCGGTCGCGGTCATCCTCGCGGCGGTCGTGCTCATGGTCACCGGGTGGGAGCGTGCGGACTCGGTGGCGGCGATCCTGATCGGGCTGCTCATCCTGCCGCGGGCGCTCCGGCTGCTGCGCGAGACCGCGAACGTGCTGCTGGAGTCGACGCCGCCGGGCCTCGACCTCGACGCCGTCCGCGGCCACATCCTCGAGCTCGACCACGTCATCGCTGTCCACGACCTGCACGCCACCCTCGTCGCGACGGGCGTGCCGAACCTCACCGCGCACGTCGTGGTGGACGACCACTGCTTCTCGACCGCCCACGCGCCGCGCATCCTTGACGAGCTGCAGCAGTGCGTGGCGCAGCACTTCGACGTCCCCGTGGAGCACTCGACGTTCCAGCTCGAGCCCGCGTCGCACCGCCGGCACGAGCACGAGGTGCACGCCTAG
- a CDS encoding MFS transporter, whose protein sequence is MSVIEHSTGSVRTTRVAPAPRGRRAHTRRRHGAGFWAVAFAFLSVMAFATVPAPLYVIYQARDGFPTITTTVVFAAYGVGVVGSLWLAGHLSDVHGRKPLILVSIALELLAAVLFLVWNDVTGLVVARLVTGLGVGTLTATATAHLGELRVRATGSEASAKGASVAAGAVNLGGLSLGALVGGALAEFVGQPLMVPYVVFVVALTIAFVVVLVAPETVDRPASRVSYRPQRLQAPEGKGAAFWAAGTGAFAALAVQGLFTSVAPTFLATTFHVTDRLAAGATTFGVFAASALSQLVFARLSQRGQIRLGVVLLVSGLAVLAVAAVLLQVGGFIGGGVVAGAGVGLLFRASIASAGALVGPERRGGVLAATFLIAYAGLTVPVVAVGAALLVLPTIVVLVGYVVLVAVLAVFAGQRLAARA, encoded by the coding sequence ATGTCAGTCATCGAGCACAGCACGGGATCCGTCCGGACGACCCGGGTCGCCCCCGCCCCGCGCGGTCGGCGGGCCCACACGCGACGTCGACACGGCGCCGGCTTCTGGGCCGTCGCGTTCGCCTTCCTCTCGGTGATGGCCTTCGCGACCGTCCCGGCGCCCCTGTACGTCATCTACCAGGCGCGGGACGGCTTCCCCACGATCACGACGACCGTGGTGTTCGCGGCGTACGGCGTGGGCGTCGTCGGCTCCCTCTGGCTCGCCGGACACCTCAGCGACGTCCACGGGCGGAAGCCGCTCATCCTCGTGTCGATCGCGCTCGAACTCCTGGCGGCGGTGCTCTTCCTGGTGTGGAACGACGTCACCGGGCTGGTGGTCGCGCGGCTGGTGACCGGCCTCGGCGTCGGTACCCTGACCGCGACGGCGACCGCGCACCTCGGCGAGCTGCGGGTCCGGGCGACCGGCTCCGAGGCGTCCGCGAAGGGTGCGAGCGTCGCCGCCGGAGCCGTCAACCTCGGTGGGCTGTCCCTCGGTGCCCTCGTCGGTGGCGCGCTGGCCGAGTTCGTCGGACAGCCCCTCATGGTCCCGTACGTCGTCTTCGTCGTCGCGCTGACGATCGCGTTCGTCGTGGTGCTCGTCGCGCCCGAGACCGTCGACCGCCCGGCGTCGCGGGTGTCGTACCGCCCGCAGCGCCTGCAGGCCCCCGAGGGCAAGGGTGCTGCGTTCTGGGCAGCCGGCACGGGGGCGTTCGCGGCGCTCGCCGTCCAGGGCCTCTTCACCTCGGTCGCGCCGACGTTCCTCGCCACCACGTTCCACGTGACCGACCGGCTCGCGGCGGGCGCGACCACGTTCGGGGTGTTCGCCGCGAGCGCCCTGAGCCAGCTCGTGTTCGCCCGGCTCTCGCAACGGGGGCAGATCCGGCTCGGCGTCGTGCTCCTCGTCAGCGGGCTCGCGGTGCTGGCCGTGGCCGCCGTGCTCCTGCAGGTCGGGGGCTTCATCGGCGGCGGGGTCGTCGCGGGTGCTGGCGTCGGGCTGCTCTTCCGGGCGTCGATCGCCAGCGCGGGCGCCCTCGTGGGGCCGGAGCGTCGGGGCGGGGTGCTCGCGGCGACGTTCCTCATCGCGTACGCGGGCCTCACCGTCCCGGTGGTCGCGGTCGGCGCAGCTCTGCTGGTGCTCCCGACGATCGTCGTGCTCGTCGGGTACGTGGTGCTCGTGGCCGTGCTCGCGGTGTTCGCCGGGCAGCGGCTCGCGGCGCGGGCGTAG
- a CDS encoding LysR family transcriptional regulator codes for MITIDLVDDRVMETRLLEQFVAVADEGGVTRAAERLWAAQSTVSAGLASLERSLGVRLFDRTGRTLVLTTAGEDLLPHARAVLESLDRMRDLATVDDADLRGRVRLGIFTSMDIVDLTGVLRRFRQRHPLVAVELMTSPSGTTGLVQDLVAGRIDLAYSGLPNPPSGVVVEPLRELPFRVFTAPDHPLAGRASVSLAELADEPFVDTAHGFGNRVILDQALEQRGIRRRIVAEMNDMPAVVRFAAAGLGVGVVPDSGVRHEGAVLELEDDVPPLRIGLAMRTAPEPNRATQTLARDIVAARVG; via the coding sequence ATGATCACCATCGATCTGGTCGATGATCGGGTCATGGAGACCCGCCTGCTGGAACAGTTCGTCGCCGTGGCCGACGAGGGTGGCGTGACCCGTGCGGCCGAACGCCTCTGGGCAGCGCAGTCGACGGTGTCCGCCGGCCTCGCGTCGCTCGAACGGTCGCTCGGCGTCCGGTTGTTCGATCGCACCGGCCGCACCCTCGTGCTCACGACCGCGGGTGAGGACCTGCTGCCGCACGCCCGGGCCGTGCTGGAGTCCCTCGACCGGATGCGCGACCTCGCGACGGTGGACGACGCCGACCTGCGCGGACGGGTGCGGCTCGGGATCTTCACGAGCATGGACATCGTGGACCTCACGGGGGTGCTGCGACGGTTCCGGCAGCGGCACCCGCTCGTCGCGGTGGAGTTGATGACGTCGCCGTCGGGGACGACCGGACTCGTGCAGGACCTCGTGGCGGGGCGGATCGACCTCGCGTACTCCGGTCTGCCGAACCCGCCGAGCGGTGTCGTCGTCGAGCCGCTGCGGGAGTTGCCGTTCCGGGTGTTCACGGCGCCGGACCACCCCCTCGCCGGTCGGGCGTCGGTGTCACTCGCGGAGCTCGCCGACGAACCGTTCGTCGACACGGCGCACGGGTTCGGCAACCGGGTGATCCTCGACCAGGCACTCGAGCAGCGCGGCATCCGGCGCCGGATCGTCGCGGAGATGAACGACATGCCGGCGGTCGTCCGGTTCGCGGCCGCCGGTCTCGGGGTCGGCGTGGTGCCGGACTCGGGGGTGCGGCACGAGGGCGCGGTGCTCGAACTCGAGGACGACGTACCGCCGCTGCGGATCGGCCTCGCGATGCGCACCGCCCCGGAGCCGAACCGCGCGACGCAGACGCTGGCCCGCGACATCGTCGCGGCGCGCGTCGGGTAG
- a CDS encoding sigma-70 family RNA polymerase sigma factor — METRTETDEQLVRAIGHGDQQALARAFDRYAATLTRYAWAVVESRPDVEEAVQDSFLTLWQRASTLELPADTMLPWLLVVCRNHALNVGRKQARRRGVELPEELPAPDDHAEAAERLRWVRDEIAALPETDRRICELCLLEGHSYAEAAQLLGLSVGAVTQRVARSRARLRKAVMHDEH, encoded by the coding sequence GTGGAGACGAGGACCGAGACGGACGAGCAACTCGTCCGGGCGATCGGGCACGGCGACCAGCAGGCGCTCGCGAGGGCGTTCGACCGGTACGCGGCCACCCTCACCCGGTACGCCTGGGCCGTCGTCGAGAGCCGCCCGGACGTCGAGGAGGCCGTGCAGGACAGCTTCCTCACCCTCTGGCAGCGTGCGTCGACCCTCGAGCTGCCGGCCGACACGATGTTGCCGTGGCTGCTCGTCGTCTGCCGGAACCACGCGCTCAACGTCGGTCGGAAGCAGGCGCGACGCCGCGGGGTCGAACTCCCGGAGGAACTCCCGGCACCCGATGACCACGCGGAGGCCGCCGAGCGACTCCGCTGGGTCCGTGACGAGATCGCGGCCCTGCCCGAGACCGACCGACGGATCTGCGAGCTGTGCCTCCTCGAGGGACACTCCTACGCCGAGGCGGCACAGCTGCTCGGCCTGAGCGTCGGTGCGGTCACCCAGCGGGTCGCACGGTCCCGCGCACGACTGCGGAAGGCGGTGATGCACGATGAACACTGA
- a CDS encoding DUF308 domain-containing protein: MSDSVDDVSTMDDATRRARYWPIPVLRAVPAAVVALVITFSSNHAAGYGLLLFGGYAVVEGIVLAAGSRRLDGDGRARRSTLAQAIIAVLCGIAALVLNGGGLPAFITIVVAFAVLTGALELTQGLRARGRSPFARDWTTVGGLTLLLAIAFLVTPPDYSKQLGGIDEAQGTLDAPIILVGLLGAYLAVTAVFHVIAGLSHKWGTAAPAAAPDGAPHA; encoded by the coding sequence GTGTCCGACTCCGTGGACGACGTCTCCACCATGGACGACGCCACCCGTCGCGCACGGTACTGGCCGATCCCGGTCCTTCGGGCCGTCCCCGCTGCGGTCGTCGCGCTCGTGATCACCTTCTCCTCGAACCACGCCGCCGGCTACGGTCTGCTGCTGTTCGGCGGGTACGCGGTGGTCGAGGGCATCGTGCTGGCCGCCGGCTCGCGTCGACTCGACGGCGACGGGCGCGCTCGCCGGTCGACCCTCGCGCAGGCGATCATCGCGGTCCTCTGCGGGATCGCCGCGCTGGTCCTCAACGGCGGCGGTCTCCCCGCGTTCATCACGATCGTCGTGGCGTTCGCGGTCCTCACCGGCGCGCTCGAGCTCACACAGGGACTGCGCGCCCGCGGCCGGTCTCCGTTCGCCCGCGACTGGACGACGGTCGGCGGCCTGACCCTGCTGCTCGCCATCGCCTTCCTCGTGACCCCGCCCGACTACTCGAAGCAGCTCGGTGGCATCGACGAGGCCCAGGGCACCCTCGACGCGCCGATCATCCTGGTCGGCCTGCTCGGCGCCTACCTCGCCGTCACGGCGGTCTTCCACGTGATCGCCGGACTCTCGCACAAGTGGGGCACGGCCGCTCCGGCAGCCGCCCCGGACGGAGCACCACACGCATGA
- a CDS encoding alpha-amylase family glycosyl hydrolase has translation MSTPRTPASTPRTPDADWWRDAVVYQVYPRSFADADGDGLGDVAGITSRVPYLASLGVDAVWLSPFFPSPLADGGYDVADYRAVDPRLGTLDDFDAFLRAAHEHDLRVIVDIVPNHTSSAHAWFEAALAAPPGSRERARYVFREGAGESGELPPSDWVSNFGGSAWTRVPDGQWYLHLFAPEQPDLDWSNPEVRADFEETLRFWADRGVDGFRVDVAHGLAKDLSTPYRPSNEQALPLDGSDPLYDRDEVHEIFEGWRLVLDEYDPPRAAVAEAWAPAPRRVLYARPTELGQAFNFDLLEAPFDAEVFRTIISRNIAAAEESGASSTWVLSNHDVVRHATRYGLPEGTDTDAWLMTDGTTPALDRERGLRRARAATVLLLALPGSTYVYQGEELGLHEAPAIPHDELQDPKWIRTGHTVKGRDGCRVPIPWTTSGPSFGFGAVAPHLPQPEDFGASSVEAEDGEPGSTLSLYRAALAERGRLQRGEELTWVDGATASAASVASGSAAASVVAFDRHDGWRCVMNFGTEPVPLPAGRVLLASGPLGDGLLPGETTVWVDPAR, from the coding sequence GTGAGCACCCCGAGGACGCCCGCCAGCACGCCCCGCACCCCCGATGCCGACTGGTGGCGTGACGCCGTCGTCTACCAGGTCTACCCGCGGAGCTTCGCGGACGCGGACGGCGACGGGCTCGGGGACGTGGCAGGGATCACCTCGCGGGTGCCGTACCTCGCCTCGCTCGGCGTGGACGCGGTGTGGCTCTCGCCGTTCTTCCCGTCGCCGCTCGCCGACGGCGGCTACGACGTGGCCGACTACCGGGCGGTCGACCCGCGGCTCGGGACGCTCGACGACTTCGACGCGTTCCTCCGTGCCGCGCACGAGCACGACCTCCGCGTGATCGTCGACATCGTGCCGAACCACACCTCCTCGGCGCACGCGTGGTTCGAGGCAGCGCTCGCCGCGCCGCCCGGTTCCCGGGAACGTGCTCGGTACGTCTTCCGTGAGGGCGCGGGGGAGTCCGGCGAACTCCCGCCGAGCGACTGGGTGTCGAACTTCGGTGGCAGCGCCTGGACGCGCGTGCCGGACGGGCAGTGGTACCTGCACCTGTTCGCGCCGGAGCAGCCGGACCTCGACTGGTCGAACCCCGAGGTGCGGGCCGACTTCGAGGAGACGCTGCGGTTCTGGGCGGACCGCGGGGTGGACGGGTTCCGTGTCGACGTCGCCCACGGCCTCGCGAAGGACCTCTCGACGCCGTACCGCCCGTCGAACGAGCAGGCGTTGCCGCTCGACGGCTCCGACCCGCTGTACGACCGCGACGAGGTGCACGAGATCTTCGAGGGGTGGCGCCTCGTGCTCGACGAGTACGACCCGCCGCGGGCCGCCGTCGCCGAGGCATGGGCCCCGGCGCCGCGTCGCGTGCTCTACGCCCGGCCGACCGAGCTCGGACAGGCGTTCAACTTCGACCTGCTCGAGGCCCCGTTCGACGCCGAGGTGTTCCGGACGATCATCTCGCGGAACATCGCAGCGGCGGAGGAGTCCGGTGCGTCCTCGACGTGGGTGCTCTCGAACCACGACGTCGTCCGGCACGCCACCCGCTACGGCCTGCCCGAGGGGACCGACACCGACGCCTGGCTCATGACCGACGGCACGACGCCGGCGCTCGACCGGGAGCGCGGGCTCCGGCGGGCACGGGCCGCGACGGTGCTCCTGCTCGCCCTGCCCGGTTCGACCTACGTGTACCAGGGCGAGGAGCTCGGGCTGCACGAAGCGCCCGCGATCCCGCACGACGAACTCCAGGACCCGAAGTGGATCCGGACCGGGCACACCGTGAAGGGCCGCGACGGCTGCCGTGTACCCATCCCGTGGACCACGTCGGGGCCGTCGTTCGGGTTCGGTGCCGTGGCGCCGCACCTGCCGCAGCCGGAGGACTTCGGGGCGAGTTCGGTGGAGGCCGAGGACGGCGAACCCGGGTCGACGCTGAGCCTGTACCGTGCAGCGCTCGCGGAGCGGGGCCGACTGCAGCGCGGCGAGGAGCTGACGTGGGTCGACGGTGCGACGGCGTCCGCGGCTTCGGTCGCGTCTGGGTCGGCGGCTGCGTCCGTCGTCGCGTTCGACCGGCACGACGGGTGGCGGTGCGTCATGAACTTCGGGACGGAACCGGTTCCGCTGCCCGCGGGGCGGGTCCTGCTCGCGTCCGGGCCCCTCGGCGACGGGCTGCTCCCCGGGGAGACGACGGTCTGGGTGGACCCGGCCCGCTGA
- a CDS encoding NAD(P)H-dependent oxidoreductase: protein MTNVLVLVGSLRAGSINRKLAEAAEQHAPEGVELSTYDAITDLPFYNEDIDGDTPPAAAVAFREALAASDGVLLVTPEYNGSIPAVLKNALDWASRPFGASPISGKPLAVIGSAFGQYGGVWAHDDARKVAGIAGAKVLEDVKVAIPQSVVRFAETHPKEDDEVVSLVQGALRALAATAAEPVAA, encoded by the coding sequence ATGACGAACGTCCTGGTCCTGGTCGGCAGCCTCCGCGCCGGCTCCATCAACCGCAAGCTCGCCGAGGCAGCGGAGCAGCACGCTCCTGAGGGCGTCGAGCTCTCCACGTACGACGCGATCACCGACCTGCCCTTCTACAACGAGGACATCGACGGCGACACCCCGCCCGCCGCCGCCGTCGCGTTCCGCGAGGCCCTCGCCGCGTCCGACGGCGTGCTCCTCGTCACGCCGGAGTACAACGGCTCGATCCCGGCCGTGCTGAAGAACGCGCTCGACTGGGCCTCGCGTCCGTTCGGCGCCTCGCCCATCTCCGGCAAGCCGCTCGCCGTGATCGGTTCGGCGTTCGGGCAGTACGGCGGGGTCTGGGCGCACGACGACGCCCGCAAGGTCGCCGGCATCGCCGGCGCGAAGGTCCTCGAGGACGTCAAGGTCGCCATCCCGCAGTCGGTCGTCCGGTTCGCCGAGACGCACCCGAAGGAGGACGACGAGGTCGTCTCGCTCGTGCAGGGCGCACTGCGCGCGCTCGCAGCGACCGCCGCGGAGCCGGTCGCCGCGTAG
- a CDS encoding MarR family transcriptional regulator, translated as MSTQEITEASGYWFPDDDATQRGVAVLNALRRYRSAETAMRRRTRDSMGMGETDLLAVRFLLQAQRSGRQVSPKDLAAYLKISSASTTILIDRLVKSNHVRREPHPTDRRALVIVPTTETDEEVRATLGVMHRRMMAIAEGLPADDARVVARFLEDMRSAVDQVDPVAAH; from the coding sequence ATGTCCACGCAGGAGATCACCGAGGCGTCCGGGTACTGGTTCCCCGACGACGACGCAACGCAGCGCGGCGTCGCCGTCCTCAACGCCCTGCGTCGCTACCGCTCCGCCGAGACCGCGATGCGCCGACGCACCCGTGACTCGATGGGCATGGGCGAGACCGACCTGCTCGCGGTCCGGTTCCTCCTCCAGGCCCAGCGCTCCGGGCGCCAGGTCAGCCCGAAGGACCTCGCGGCGTACCTCAAGATCTCGTCCGCCTCGACGACGATCCTCATCGACCGCCTCGTGAAGTCGAACCACGTCCGTCGTGAACCGCACCCCACCGACCGCCGGGCCCTCGTCATCGTGCCGACCACCGAGACCGACGAAGAGGTCCGCGCCACCCTCGGCGTGATGCACCGCCGCATGATGGCGATCGCCGAGGGCCTGCCCGCCGACGACGCGCGCGTCGTGGCGCGCTTCCTCGAGGACATGCGCAGCGCGGTCGACCAGGTCGACCCCGTCGCCGCGCACTGA
- a CDS encoding DNA starvation/stationary phase protection protein, translating into MHASDKLAKNLQAVLVDLIDLHLQGKQAHWNILGTNFRDLHLQLDEIVDAAREFADDMAERMRALYVVPDGRSATIAASTHLDAFPDGEILTHDAIDEITLRLYQATGTMRDVHDEVDEEDPTTADLLHGFIERLEQLAWMVSAENRSPSTPLASATTPAVASASDHE; encoded by the coding sequence ATGCACGCATCGGACAAGCTCGCCAAGAACCTCCAGGCGGTCCTCGTGGACCTCATCGACCTGCACCTCCAGGGCAAGCAGGCCCACTGGAACATCCTGGGCACGAACTTCCGTGACCTCCACCTGCAGCTCGACGAGATCGTCGACGCCGCGCGCGAGTTCGCGGACGACATGGCGGAGCGCATGCGCGCCTTGTACGTGGTGCCGGACGGCCGTTCGGCCACCATCGCCGCCTCGACCCACCTCGACGCCTTCCCGGACGGCGAGATCCTGACGCACGACGCGATCGACGAGATCACGTTGCGCCTCTACCAGGCGACCGGCACCATGCGCGACGTGCACGACGAGGTCGACGAGGAAGACCCCACCACCGCCGACCTGCTGCACGGCTTCATCGAGCGGCTCGAGCAGCTGGCCTGGATGGTCTCCGCGGAGAACCGCTCCCCCAGCACGCCGCTGGCCTCGGCCACCACACCGGCGGTCGCGAGCGCTTCCGACCACGAGTAA
- a CDS encoding SDR family oxidoreductase: protein MDLGIQGKTALVFGGDSGIGWNTARILLAEGATVVVTDLDQSRLDTSADQLEAPNGKLFAFAADVTKADSLAALHDRVREAVGEIDILVQSSGVTGAQGLFHEIDEQGWLDTIDIDLMGPVRITREFISDLRSGGWGRIVYLVSEDASQPYDDELPYCAAKAGVLSFAKGLSRSYASEGLLVNCVSPAFIHTPMTDAMMDKRSKELGTSFDEAVSSFLDEERPYMELGRRGEPEEVANVVAFLCSDLASFVNGANYRVDSGSVATI from the coding sequence ATGGACCTCGGCATCCAGGGCAAGACCGCGCTCGTCTTCGGCGGGGACTCCGGGATCGGTTGGAACACCGCGCGGATCCTCCTCGCCGAGGGCGCGACCGTCGTCGTCACCGACCTCGACCAGAGCCGCCTGGACACCAGCGCCGACCAGCTCGAGGCGCCGAACGGCAAACTGTTCGCCTTCGCCGCGGACGTGACGAAGGCCGACAGCCTCGCCGCCCTGCACGACCGGGTGCGCGAGGCCGTGGGCGAGATCGACATCCTCGTGCAGTCCTCGGGCGTCACCGGCGCCCAGGGGCTGTTCCACGAGATCGACGAGCAGGGCTGGCTCGACACGATCGACATCGACCTCATGGGGCCGGTGCGGATCACGCGCGAGTTCATCTCCGACCTACGGAGCGGCGGCTGGGGTCGCATCGTCTACCTGGTGTCCGAGGACGCCTCGCAGCCGTACGACGACGAACTGCCGTACTGCGCTGCGAAGGCCGGCGTCCTCTCGTTCGCGAAGGGCCTCTCGCGCAGCTACGCGTCTGAGGGCCTGCTCGTGAACTGCGTCAGCCCGGCGTTCATCCACACGCCGATGACCGACGCGATGATGGACAAGCGGTCGAAGGAACTCGGGACGTCGTTCGACGAGGCCGTCTCGTCGTTCCTCGACGAGGAACGCCCGTACATGGAACTCGGACGCCGCGGGGAACCGGAGGAGGTCGCGAACGTCGTCGCGTTCCTCTGCTCCGACCTCGCGAGCTTCGTCAATGGCGCGAACTACCGGGTCGACTCCGGCTCGGTCGCCACGATCTAG
- a CDS encoding FAD-dependent oxidoreductase, translating into MTDFRYLIVGGGMVADSAARGIRELDADGSIGIISEDVDRPYARPALSKKLWTDPEFSWDEKVDLHTEETGATFVLGTRVTSIDRDAKTVTTDQGDTHGYERLLIATGGKPRGLDGLEPSDRVLDYRSAADYRKLREFADAGAHVVVVGGGYIGTEITAGISQNGAEVTFVDPDEVVGGRMFPDDLARAFQQRFVDAGVDLRLGRRVESGTQTADGVVLTLDDGSTVEADAVVVGLGIEPVTQLATDAGLTVRDGILVSSTLRTDDESVFAAGDVAEYPDRILGTRRVEHVDNAQQQGRQAGRNLADADETYDHTPMFYSDVFDMGYEAVGQVTSSLHTVEDWREPTVTGVVYYLDDDQVVKGVLLWNVWDKTDEARKVLADAHSLTPDMLIGRIQP; encoded by the coding sequence ATGACCGACTTCCGGTACCTCATCGTCGGCGGCGGGATGGTCGCGGACTCCGCTGCGCGCGGCATCCGCGAACTCGACGCCGACGGGTCGATCGGGATCATCAGCGAGGACGTCGACCGGCCCTACGCCCGGCCGGCGCTCTCGAAGAAGCTGTGGACCGACCCCGAGTTCAGCTGGGACGAGAAGGTCGACCTCCACACCGAGGAGACCGGCGCCACGTTCGTGCTCGGCACCCGGGTGACGTCGATCGACCGCGACGCGAAGACCGTCACGACCGACCAGGGCGACACCCACGGGTACGAGCGACTGCTCATCGCGACCGGCGGCAAGCCACGAGGACTCGATGGACTCGAGCCCTCCGACCGCGTGCTCGACTACCGGAGCGCCGCCGACTACCGGAAGCTCCGGGAGTTCGCGGACGCCGGCGCGCACGTGGTCGTCGTCGGTGGTGGCTACATCGGCACCGAGATCACGGCGGGCATCTCGCAGAACGGGGCGGAGGTCACGTTCGTGGACCCCGACGAGGTCGTGGGCGGAAGAATGTTCCCCGACGACCTCGCCCGGGCGTTCCAGCAGCGGTTCGTCGACGCCGGGGTGGACCTCCGCCTGGGTCGCCGCGTCGAGTCGGGCACCCAGACCGCCGACGGTGTCGTGCTCACGCTCGACGACGGATCGACGGTCGAGGCCGACGCGGTCGTCGTGGGCCTCGGCATCGAGCCGGTCACGCAGCTCGCCACCGATGCCGGGCTCACCGTCCGGGACGGCATCCTGGTGTCCTCCACGCTCCGGACCGACGACGAGTCGGTCTTCGCCGCGGGCGACGTGGCCGAGTACCCGGACCGGATCCTCGGCACACGCCGCGTGGAGCACGTCGACAACGCGCAGCAGCAGGGCCGGCAGGCCGGGCGGAACCTCGCGGACGCCGACGAGACCTACGACCACACGCCGATGTTCTACTCGGACGTGTTCGACATGGGCTACGAGGCCGTGGGGCAGGTCACCTCGTCACTCCACACCGTCGAGGACTGGCGCGAGCCGACCGTGACCGGCGTCGTCTACTACCTCGACGACGACCAGGTCGTGAAGGGTGTCCTCCTCTGGAACGTGTGGGACAAGACCGACGAGGCCCGGAAGGTGCTCGCCGATGCCCACTCGCTCACGCCGGACATGCTCATCGGACGCATCCAGCCCTGA